A window of Flavobacterium flavigenum contains these coding sequences:
- a CDS encoding zinc-dependent metalloprotease, producing MNKLFLILIMLLATQQHGFSQNVTEKKADSTSTQPKGMLAYNKVITDKAKSKAGLFTVSQVDTKYYFQIPDSLFNRYLLVVTRYLSTPEGMGIFGGEKANEQTIYFEKGTNNTVFLRSLQYRQDVRNADSMLAKALAGSNENPIVGAFPIKTTNPDNGYVVIDVTDAFKKDNAMFSLETKEKTEKKLTTLADDKSFIESIETYPINIEVKSTRTYTSSLASSGTVTIRLNTSIVLLPKTPMRKRFADERVGFFANKYVLFDDDQQRAEKKFIIQRYRLEPKDKDIKKYLRGELVEPKKQIVYYIDPATPKKWRPYLIAGINDWQKAFEAAGFKNAIVGKEWPEDDKTMSLEDARYSVIRYYASETPNAYGPRVSDPRSGEIIESHVGWYHNVMKLVQRWYMIQAGPLDPKARKMHLDDELMGQLIRFVSSHEIGHTIGLRHNMGASSATPVEKLRDKKWVEANGHTVSIMDYARFNYVAQPEDNIGPAGIYPRIGMYDKWAIKWGYSYLPNAKDEFEEEKILSKMATDSLTANPKLWFGGEGKDEDPRSQSEDLGDDSVLASDYGIKNLKRVVPKLIEWTYEPNDAYDNLDDMHKAVLAQYSRYLYHVLKNIGNNYVTKRTVDEKGIVYQPIPKAKVKAAIDYVGRQLFVPPLWMYPQEIDQLIRLKTADQILDQQNQVLNMLLSSGMLYNISLKSLQFEGAYTVPEFLNDLQQTVWIKFSGDEKQDFYRRSLQRAYVEKLGMLLLPKELEPGKASNTAQRSDVVLYGKQHLVKLRADVTRLMNSATGINKDHFESILIDIDKIISKLNKTDI from the coding sequence ATGAATAAATTATTTTTAATTTTAATCATGCTGCTGGCCACGCAGCAGCATGGTTTTTCACAAAACGTGACCGAAAAAAAAGCAGATAGTACCAGTACGCAACCAAAAGGGATGCTGGCTTATAATAAAGTAATTACCGATAAAGCGAAAAGCAAAGCAGGTCTTTTTACAGTAAGTCAGGTAGATACGAAATACTACTTTCAAATTCCGGACAGTTTGTTTAACAGATACTTACTGGTAGTAACCCGATACCTTTCGACACCTGAAGGAATGGGGATTTTTGGAGGTGAAAAAGCGAATGAGCAGACTATTTATTTTGAAAAGGGGACTAATAATACTGTTTTTTTAAGATCACTACAATACAGACAGGATGTTCGTAACGCAGATTCAATGCTGGCAAAAGCATTGGCGGGCAGTAACGAGAATCCTATTGTAGGCGCTTTTCCAATAAAAACTACCAATCCTGATAATGGATATGTTGTTATTGATGTTACGGATGCTTTCAAAAAAGACAATGCCATGTTTTCTCTGGAAACCAAAGAAAAAACAGAAAAAAAATTAACCACTCTTGCAGATGATAAATCTTTTATTGAAAGTATTGAAACGTATCCAATCAACATTGAGGTAAAATCAACAAGAACCTATACGAGTTCTTTAGCAAGCAGCGGAACAGTAACAATAAGATTGAACACCTCAATTGTATTGCTGCCAAAAACGCCAATGCGGAAACGTTTTGCAGATGAAAGAGTCGGTTTTTTTGCCAATAAATATGTTTTGTTTGATGACGACCAGCAGCGGGCCGAGAAAAAATTCATTATTCAACGCTACCGTCTGGAACCAAAAGACAAAGACATCAAAAAGTACTTAAGAGGAGAACTGGTTGAGCCTAAAAAACAAATCGTTTATTACATTGATCCGGCAACGCCAAAAAAATGGAGACCGTATTTAATTGCAGGTATTAATGACTGGCAGAAAGCTTTTGAAGCAGCAGGTTTCAAAAATGCAATTGTTGGTAAAGAATGGCCGGAAGATGATAAAACAATGAGTCTTGAAGATGCAAGATATTCTGTGATACGATATTATGCTTCAGAAACGCCTAATGCTTACGGACCGCGTGTAAGTGACCCGAGAAGTGGGGAAATCATCGAAAGTCACGTGGGCTGGTACCATAATGTTATGAAACTGGTACAAAGATGGTATATGATTCAGGCTGGACCTTTAGATCCAAAAGCCAGAAAAATGCATTTGGATGATGAATTAATGGGACAGTTAATCCGTTTTGTTTCTTCGCATGAAATTGGTCATACTATTGGTTTGCGTCATAACATGGGCGCGAGCAGTGCTACTCCGGTTGAAAAACTTCGTGATAAAAAATGGGTCGAAGCGAATGGACATACAGTTTCTATCATGGACTATGCCCGTTTTAATTATGTAGCGCAACCAGAAGATAATATTGGGCCGGCAGGGATTTACCCTCGAATTGGAATGTATGACAAATGGGCTATTAAGTGGGGTTACAGCTATCTTCCAAACGCAAAAGATGAGTTTGAAGAAGAAAAAATACTAAGCAAAATGGCTACGGATAGTCTGACTGCCAACCCTAAATTATGGTTTGGAGGTGAAGGAAAAGACGAAGATCCGCGCAGCCAGTCAGAAGATTTGGGTGATGACTCAGTGCTTGCCAGCGATTACGGAATTAAAAATTTAAAACGTGTTGTACCTAAGCTTATAGAATGGACTTACGAGCCAAACGATGCTTATGATAATTTAGATGACATGCATAAAGCGGTTTTAGCGCAATATTCAAGGTATTTGTATCATGTACTGAAAAATATTGGCAACAACTACGTTACAAAAAGAACAGTTGATGAAAAAGGAATTGTATATCAGCCAATCCCTAAAGCAAAAGTAAAAGCGGCTATCGATTATGTAGGAAGACAATTGTTTGTTCCTCCTCTGTGGATGTACCCTCAGGAAATTGACCAGCTTATTCGTTTAAAGACAGCGGATCAAATACTAGATCAGCAAAACCAGGTATTAAATATGCTATTAAGTTCAGGCATGCTTTATAATATTAGTCTTAAATCACTGCAATTTGAAGGGGCTTATACGGTTCCTGAGTTTTTAAACGATTTACAGCAGACAGTTTGGATAAAATTCAGCGGTGATGAAAAGCAGGATTTTTACAGAAGAAGCCTTCAGCGGGCATATGTCGAAAAATTGGGCATGCTTTTGTTACCAAAGGAATTAGAACCTGGCAAAGCATCAAATACGGCACAACGCAGCGATGTAGTGTTGTATGGAAAACAGCACTTAGTAAAATTAAGGGCAGATGTTACCAGATTAATGAATTCAGCAACAGGAATTAATAAAGATCATTTCGAAAGTATTCTGATCGATATTGACAAAATTATTTCAAAATTAAATAAAACAGATATATGA